The following nucleotide sequence is from Solanum dulcamara chromosome 7, daSolDulc1.2, whole genome shotgun sequence.
atGGATTAATTAGTTTACAAAACATCTAAAAATGCAGAGGGTTTAACCAAGTCTTTAACATGCAAAACTAATTGAACAAGCTCAACTTTCTTCCTCCCAAGTGCTATTCTCTTCGGATTCAGCATTTTCCCCTGCCCGATTTCTTCGGATTGAACCATTATGTAGTAGTCCTTTAACAATTCAACAGTCTTTGGTTCAACCAGTCGATTATCTCCTTCATGATTTCTTCTCTTTCAGGTTCAAAAAGTAGGTCATGCAACAATCCTTTATACAGCTTGATACTTTTATCAGTTGAAGAAGCCTCTTCATAGAGCTTCTTAGAGCCTTCAGGGTCGGTGACTGCATCATCAGAACCATGAAGAACTAGGAACGGTACTGTCAACTTGCACAGATTCTGTTGCAAGTAGTCAATTATCTGAAGGATCTGGTAACCTGTTCGTACCCTAATGGATCCAGTGAATACTAGTGGATCTGAATACTTGGCCAGTAATGCTGCTGGATCCCTAGATACTGCGGCACCCCTTTTGTTTGCTGCACTGAACTGGTATCTTGGGAATAAAAATGCGACAATTGGAGCAAGTACCTAATAATTAAGAAACATGACTATTAATATGCATGGAGAAGAACAAAAGGAGGAACTTGGTTTTGAAATGAATGCTTACTGTGAAAATCGGATGAGCTGGTTGAATTCCAACGGCAGGTGAAGTCAATACAACACCATCAATTCTAGATTCTACCTTTGGATCAAGTGCTGCCTACAAGTATCAATGAAGGATAGAGTCAACAACAGTCTTCATTAACAATTTAATAGACAATCCGACAGAAAACTCACTTACCTTAAGGATAATCGCTGCACCAGTTGAATGTCCAAAGCAAAAGCACGGAAGTCCAGGATTTTCAGCTAAAATCTTCGACAGAAATTGTTTCTGCACAAAGTGGACAAGAAGTTGTAAATAACATCAACTTAAACGTTTCATTCTTCTTTTTTACTCATTGCATGAAAACTAAAATAATCATACCATGTCACTGACAGCATCATCAAGAGAAGGGACATATGCATGCAGTCCATCACTTCCGCCATGTCCTGCATGAAGAAGAAACTTGAAATTCAGTAAGAACATTCTCAAAGGATTCAGACACACCATTAATTGGTAAAGAACTATTTACacattacaaaaaaaattaagtgaaaATGTTCACGATACACAGTGAATTAATAAGCAATAAATAGCAGAACTAGCCAAGGTTACAATGAGAGAGAGGAAAGGATGCCTCAAAGACAAAATCAAAGTTTTCAGACGGATAGACATTTAGCAAATTCAGTTTCCTTTAATGGTGATAATCAAGGCAAGTCACTCCCCTAAAACCAAATTGTTGTGCAACCAAGGAAAGTGAAGTGCGACCTGGTAGCAGCAACGACGATTAGACACATTAAATATTAGTTTTTGGGAATTGGCCCTTGTAAAAGGGTGATGCATTAGAATTATTTCTCCAATAAGATGCATTAAAATGAAGTTGTAAGCACCTTTTCCTCCCTCTATTATCCCTTCATGCACAGAGGCAGAATCAGAGATTCAATTTAATAGCTTACTTATGCGAAGGAGCTTCACATGTAACATTTTCGCACCAATGGCTGCTGATTGGAGGAAATTCAACTCCTGCAACATGCGACATAGATGCATAGTAGAAGACTTTTCAACCATAATAACAGCAACTAAACAATCAATTTGTCTCCCTTCTCTAAAGATTCATCAATAGATGAATATCAGAATTGCAAAGCTTAAGAAAAGGAAGAATATGACATTCAGGTTCAGAACTGATAGATGACCACCTAAAAATTGTAGGTTTATTTCACCAAGAAGAGTGGAAAAACTGTGCTTTACGGAGTGCaacatatattttaggatttACTCTCACACATACCCAGATATCCATGTATTTTCTTATCTCTGTTATGTGAAGAAACCAATGAGTTGGTGGTAAATGCATAAGTATCAGTGTGCAGTCCAACGAGTTCATAGCCTGCCAACTGATGGATGCCTGCTAACGATAATTCTTGGATAACCTGCTGGCACAATggttttttattgttattattttgtaTGTTGATGGTATCTGGGCAAACTTGTGCACACCTCAACTACTTCCACCGAGTATCTGCTACCTCCCATCAACATAGGTACTGGATAACTCTGCCAACCTGACTTGGACAGACTGGAAGAAGTGCTGATGTTTTTATTAGATGTAAAGCATCATTGGATTATTTTCCTTTCACCTCTCCTCCCACACAGCCCCCCGGAAAATAACTCTAACCTTGGGAAATGGAACATTTTCTTTCCGGCTTTATTTGCCCCTTTGAAATCATGATCAAAGAAGATACAGCTAGAAGTTTAATGGAGAAAGTAAAGACACACTTTAGGCCACTTGCACTTTGTTTATCACATTATAACAAGGTCCTAGCCTAGTGAAAGATATGAAAGTATAAGCATGTCTTGATGTTATTCCATTAAAAAGAGCTAATCATTGTAGAGCCAGCAAGTAGGAGAGATTAATgtgattttcaaagaattctATTATTACAATAAAAGTATGactagaataatcaaaatatgcACTGCAAAATTAACAGAAATCCAGAAATTATTCAGTATAAATTTTAGCAATTGAAGGTTGGCAGAGTCGCACGTAATTAAAGGGACAAAATCTAAAGGGGTTGAACAGACTAGGATTCAGATAAATTAAGATGAAAACTAAACAAGATAAACAAAAAACACAGCCAGATTTCTGGCAGGGATTGAAACTAGAATAAGCACTCTGGCAGGGATCGAAACTAGAATAAGCACTCTGGCAGGGATCGAAACTAGAATAAGCACAAAACCACTGTTCCTCAAATAGAGGAAAGAGTGAGGAAGTTAAAGATAAGCCTCGAGTTTCTTGATGAACAATACGTTCTGCCAGTTCAATCAACATACATAATGAGAAGAAACGGATAGAAGAAAAGAACCCTGATTTGAGATAGAGGATGTTAATCAACCATGAGAATCAATCTTCTCAAATTCAATTaacaagtaaataaataaacagaACTAAGATGCCAGAATCTACAAAATAACAAGGGATATATAAAGTAAGTGGTTTATAATAATTCATTTTGTAAATCCAAAACTTACCAATCCAATCCATTCCATAAACTTTAAAACCATTTGCATTTAGCTTCTTGGCAAAATCATTATATCGGCCACTGTTGCAATATGGAGAATGCAGAGTCTTTAAGATAATGAACATTTGAACAGAAACAAAAAGTCATAAGAACCTTGCAAGACAAATGTAAACCTGTGTTCATTGAGGCCGTGCAACAAGAAAACCAATCCCCTGCACCaagacaaataacatcattaaattttatttcaacaCAAAATCTGGATGGAGCTAAACGAGCAAATATAGATAATCACATGATTTTGCTTGGTCTTCTATCTACTTGGAAAAggaaaagtctttgaaaaacTTATTACAAGAGAAGGCAATTGGAGAGGGTCATTGAAGGTAACTTTGCACCAATTTCTAGGATGAGCATTGGGTTCTTTAGTCCAAATAGATTAGGATTATTCAAATTCCACCTCACTCATATACAGACTGAAGCATACAGGAtttacggtatgtaaaatatgTAGGTCTTTATACAAGTACCACAGAATAAGATTGGTCTAAccttaaccaaaaaaaaaaagactggTCTAACATGTTTAAGAAATGTTAACAGTACAACTAACAAAAGACATGTCCGAAGGACCAGAGGTGAAGAAAGGAATGTCAACTACAAATTATCGGCCCATTCAATCACAGATACTATCTCATATTCTCATCAAAGGATGGAACGGAATTGAATTGAACAGCATAGCAACAGCAAGAGAAGTTGCAGTAAGCAGTTTCCATCTGCTCTATTTCACATGACACTCTTTATATTTCAGTCTGtccatttttttaagaaaacaaaaatgacatatttctatatttgaaattattttaactttaaacttcTCACTTAATTAATGATGTGCTCAAATAGctaaaaaaaaatgtcattaCTTGTTATCATAAGTTCtaaaaaatctttcttttttattactCAATAACATGCCTAGTTAAACACCTTCATATAAAATGAATCAAGGGGTGTACTAAGTTGGGAATGAAGAATGGTTTAATGCACTCTGTTTCTCAATATCACCCTTAATTACTCTTTCTGTCTCAATTTTCAAtactctttcctttttttgtttgttgaagaaagaatgatacatttttatattttatagtaataatttaactttaaattttctattttacacttaataaaataatttataatcacacaattaactacaacttattttaaaccataaatttcaaaagtgtTCCTTTCATTTTAAACTTCAAGTTCaatcaaacatcatcatataAATTAGTCATTGATACTAAGGGAGTCCCTTTTAATCCTAATAGGATTTTGTATTCATGTTTGTGTCCTAAAGTGAAGAAACAAAGAGCAAAAATACCAGTAACCGGATGTCTCTTTCGTTCATTTTGTTAATGTAAAATGTGAGCCAAATGGACTTGTGAGATTATTTTGAATAGAACTGCCACGTTATGGCATCTCATGCAAAGTAAAAGTTGTAGCTCCCATTAAGCCCATAGCTACCACACAGAGAATAATCAGGAAATACCATCACTAGTGACTTGGGTGGTGGGATTCTCGGGAACCGGTCCACTCTAGGGACCATCTATCAAAATCTGCTAGTGGCTGCAATATTCCTTGTAACTACTTATAACACTCATTCATATCTCTTTCATACTAAATTTGAAAGAATGTGTGTGCGGTGTGCCTATTAAGATAAGAATTGTTTGAAAAAATAGACATAAATGAAATTCAAATGGAAAATAGTCATTCAATTATTACTTACAAAATTTTTAACAACTCTCTCCtcccatattaagtgaattattGTGTTATGACAAATTAAAGGTTACTTTTCATTATTACCCTTTGAttattcctaaattatttttcttagaaTATATAAAGTAGTTATAAAAAAATCCTattaaaatgaaaggaaaatatgGAGAAAAAAGTCCAATAATttcttgaactttgaaaaattcaCATATCTTGAACTATTAAAAAAGCCTCAACAATTCACTAAGTGTCTGTTTgacttaatttattttaaacaacCTATaaactgaaaacaacttataagccctaaaaaataagttggataagctgaaacaacttataagctaaaaaatacacctaacttatttttttggatttataagttgttttcactCTACAAGAtgttttagataagctaagtcaAATAGACTCAGTTATTTTTTTGAgcttattttaagaataaaataaacttaaattGATCagtcaaacactaaaaaaaaaaaattataagtcaATATAAACTGAATCTAATATGAACTTGGGAGAGATTTTTTTTAAGGCAATTAAAAGTAGACCATTCAATTTTGAAGCATCAGAATAATTGCAGACACCACACAACAGAACAATCAGGACAAAATTTCCTCATCCCATAATTAAATATGGGCTCCTGTGCTGTCACACTCACGGCACGATTAAAACAAGAAGAATAAAGCTCTGTGGATTGCTCTAAGCTCTTCTGGATTGTGGAAATTTAAAGTTATCAAAATTCCTTTCTAATTAAATCACCTAGTACAAAATATCTGCATTTCCTAAGCAGTAGCAGAAATTGCCATACAAGAGCTATTCAGTCCACTAATTTGCAATCTTATCCAACAGTACTAATATGAACTGCATGGAGTGGGGTTAAATACGTACTCGTTTATTTTTAATCAGAAATTTTACACTCAAACTCTATTCAATACTGAGTGGCTTTCATTAAGGAGCACACTCACTCGCTCGGTGCAGAGCTAGTAAGGTTCCGGTAttcatttaaataaaaaattatactatttatatataattaaaattatctttttattatatatCCATAGTAGATATTAAACCCATTTCAACTTCttcatgtattttaatttttcatactTTAAAATCTGTTAATAAAAATCTTGACTCTGCGAGCTCACCCatgaaaaacaacaacaaagaaAAGGCTTATCCGACAGCAACGTGGAAAGCAAGAAGCTCACAACAAGAAACAAACGGAGGGCAAAAATGGAAacccaaaaaaaagagaaatgtACTCAAACTTCCTAGGACCTTCCAGAAACGTGAACCAACAATTAGGTAATCAAACAAAATGTAAAAACTTAGAACTTTGAGAATAACAAATGATCATTAACGTGTAATCAATCCCAAAAAGACACTAATGGGTTTGCAATATGACTATTTAATCTTGCGTAATCTTTcaactaaaatttaaaattatgcatACTAATATAATAAAACACAATCCAATTTTAgcaatattttaaaagatatagtcaacattatttaattaattcttgTAGACGAGggcaattttttatttttttggggaaTGGAATTGATCAATTTACCTGACTTTGAAGGAAACAGGTGTCCATGATTGCGTGAACATGGTATCTCCTCTGGACGTAACAAAGAGCGAAAATTCCCTCAGCGTCTCTTTATCGTCTTCCTGAAGTACCCTTCTTATCGCCAGCGATCGTCTCGCCGCCACCTCCTGCTCCACCGCGCTCTTCCGCGGCACCATTTTCGACGGCACTCGGACCACCGTACCCTTCCTCTCCACTGCCTTTTCCTCCTTCCCAATGCCGCCGACACCCTTCTCCTGCGACCCCGACGACACCGCCATCCTCCTCCGTCCACGAAATGGAAACAACAATAGCAGTACAAAAGCATTGATCAAAAGGAACAAGCTCCTCAATAACTGCAATGAAAACAAGGCACTGATTCTCCCGCTTGCACCTGACGTCAATATAATCGTCGCTTCGTTCGATTTCGTTACTTCAACCGCCATTGCTGCTGTaattcctcctcttcttcttctagtCCCAAACGCTAACAATTTCAACTCGGATAAATATTCAGGAAATTCCCCAGAATTAACTAtcctcaaattttgttttggTTTTGTATCGAAATAGGGTACGAAATGTGATTCAAATCGTTTGGGTATGCACAATTTTTGACTTGTCAAGCAAATCATATAATGTTTAATTAAAATCAGACGAacaaacaaaattttaaaattaattttaatttagataAGGTTTGGTTTCCTGGAAAAAGCAAAGTTGAATACGAAGATTTTTGATAATGAAATGAGCAAAATGTttgagagaagaaagagaagttgGGAAGGTTGAAGGGGATGACGCCTAaatgttttttcctttttttttttttttcccttaAGATTCCGAGAAGTCGTGAATAAATAATGGCGCTACAAAATACCACGTGTCACTTCAACGCATGTTCTCATATGCGGCGATATCACCAAGTTTTGGCTTTCGATTGTTTTGTTTTGTAAaatgttttgtttttttatctctaatttaatataaaataaaatttatttagaacaaaaataaatatttaaaaattaacttattactaaatataaaaaaataaggaaaagagtcaaaaatatttttgaactagaaaaggtttaaaaatttcttttatcCACCTCTTAATCTAAAAATATCTTTCTACTTATCTTTTTAGTAAAATACCCTTTCAACAACATTTTTGGCTAACTTTAAAACtaacaatcttctttttattttttattttttaaaagtaatattttaatctttaatttctaataatttatttaatttttgttaaaatataatattttgtcCACATAGAGTGTGATGCAgtaaaaaattttaaatgagagtgaaataaaagagagGTTGTTTCTTAAACTAATAAGTGATCATTTAGGTATAAAACTCACACTCCtaatagtttaagtatgaaactcaaaaaataaaaatagtttaaatgtgtttttAACACTTACCTCAAAGAAAaatgaatcaaataaattagGAAATGGAGAGTATTATCTTTTGTTGGTGTAATATACCACAATTACTATAAattacagttgaaaataaaattaacaaaatgaataaaaatatattcaggCTAAGGCGCgaatatctcgctctctttaaggagattcaactCCACTGCGTCATAATCTACATCAATCTAGTGGTATAACTCTTGGCTTGttccctccaggatacaacagtcCAAAAATATTGTACAATTCAAACAACTCCATTTTAGTTGAAGAGTTCAAAGCTACACAAAAATAACATCTTCCTTCAACATATGATTACTCTTTTTTATATAGTGAATATAGttgaagattaaaaaaaaattcttatctCAACTTTCTTTTTCACTACTACacactaaaatatttatccacACTTCTCATCTTTGttaatcttttttttctcaaaagaaGAAACATCACTATTTATACTTGAAGAATTCTTTCTTGTCTTGGATAAGAATAAAGTAGACAATAATGTAGATAAATAAATGGAGGAATTATGCCTTGGAAGCTACAAATGTTATAAGGCATAATAAGGTAAAACATGGCTGTTACATAAgttacaccaaaaataattgaccatatttttatcaatttatatccactaaaatatatacttaatattttattttaataataaaatacatatacaccAACACCTTTTATTGCAATTTATACGACTCAATGTCTTTTTTGGTTAGTCCCCAAAAATAATACAtcaaaaaatacttattttatttttaataacaagttttaaaaaatatttctttttaaaataaatcatattaaTGTATGTCACATAATTTGAACACGGGGAGTaaaattttgaataagtcataGCAGTAAAATTGCGGGCGACAGGTGTCACAACTCACTTGGTGTTTACTACTGACGAAATGTGGATTATAAATGGCACGTAACTTTATAAAAGATAAAGGTTCGTTGGTTTGACTCTTCCTGAACTTTGAAATATGACCAATATATTCAATTTACGTTAATCTATTAGAGTATTTATTTTGTCTCAGCAAAACTCGGAATGGTCATTGTCATTTTTTTTGACTAAGAGGtagtttggattgacttataagttatttttaattttttttaagtatttaattggctaatttaaagttattttatgtttaaaatAAACCCTAATAAATAGGTTGATTTATtttgatgaacttattttaagcagtttataagttgaaaacaacttataagtcaaaaaaaaagttgatctgcacctactttttttttttagcttataagcagttttcaacttataaattatttaaaaataagttaatccaaacaggctatagACAGTTTTTCAATTTATTGACTTATTAGTTCTACTTAATACCTTAATTGTCATTTTGAGAGTTTTTGGTCAGAATCATCTTTACACTATATTACAGGCTTAGATTACATgcttaaaatattattcttaacaaaaaaatattctttaactatttaaaatttaacaatttTCATCCTTCTGCtataatttttcagaaaagtaACAGATTCTACAAATATCAAGTCACccatttgtatttattattctaaaataagtcaaaaatattatcgtGAACTTTTTGGGCGATTGAGTTTAATTAAAagttttttcatttattttttatgtgatttaatattaaaaaattaacagTTGAAATATGTTTCTTCTCAGCTGAATCTGCTTAAGCGGGCTTGTAGGAGACTTCCACTTCTAATAATGGAGAATGAAACTCGAATGCGAGACATCATTAGAAACTCGAATGCGAGACATCATTAATCTAACTACAATTTGACTTTAAAAAATGTGAAGATAATTAAGCTTCAGCTTCTTTAAAAAATGTATCCTCACACCTTCCTAACATTTTTTGTTTCAGCAAGCAATGGTGTCCAcgatttttaataaattttttttcagGAACTTTTTATATTAGGTAATGAATTATGCAGAAAAACTTCTTGTTCACATGAATTGCACATGTTTTTGTAGGATTCCTTAATTTTTTGACAATATCTAACCGGATgatgaaaaattattaattttcaaaTACTCGAAGGATGTTTTctgtcaaaaaatattttttaagaatgtaATTAAGTTTAAGGTATAGTTTAAAGATgtttttggccaaaaactcTCATAAAATATCTAGCCTATGAATTTGGCTCCTCTccattatattttttctttcattttcataaatataCATTTAGAAGAGTGACATTTGTTGCTCCTAATCTCAAATTTATTGGTTGGACATTTATATGTCTGCATATGCAATAATTTAGAAGGGGAAAATCAGCACGGAAGCTcacattattttttgtaaatgtACATTCAACTTTTTAGACTGAAATTATAACATTCCGATAAAAATACATTTAACTATATTGGGTTCAATTAGTTATTTTGTTTTCCTATAGGGTATGTCTTGTCTTGCAAACAAATAAAAGGTCATCAAACTACAACTCCATGTAGTAATTTTATTTCAGTTTCCTTGCAAGTTAATTTGCTGAAATTTTCCTTTAATAGTATTTTCCTCACGGACCATCTAAAAAGTGACAAGTGGGCTAAAAAGAAGGGGCCTACTATGGAACCCTCCAGTCCAAAGCCCAAAGGAGTGGACAGAAACCAGAATCAATTGACACGCAAGTACAACTGACGCATAATATTGGCATCAATTAGCCATTGGGAAAATTATGAAACTagataaaattttcaatttaattatgaaaaataactatagtttgaaaatattattaaaaattaatatatgttgattttataataaattatatatttataattgtTTTTCTAAAATACATTGTATTTTCACTCTCCTTCAACCTATTCTCTCTTATTTCTCGCTtctctctctcctttttttttttaatttgttttactttttctttcttcttcgtTGATTCTCTCTTATTTCTCATTTTTctctctccttttattttaatttcttttcaatATTCCAATTAGATTTTGGAgaattcaaaatcaaaatctcaTTAAATTAGGTAGCTTTCTTTCGTGTATGTATTCATCGAGGTAATCTCGACATTATTTagttttgttttatattttcatatttattcatatcGTACTCTCAATTCTAGgtattttatttttgcattaTGTATTTTTTGTGTTTAATATCGCTATTCATTTTTTGTTTTCGAAAATCTTGATGCAATGTTCATTTTCAATTCATGCATGTTAATTATACTTTTGTAATTGCAATTCATTT
It contains:
- the LOC129894492 gene encoding uncharacterized protein LOC129894492, whose amino-acid sequence is MICLTSQKLCIPKRFESHFVPYFDTKPKQNLRIVNSGEFPEYLSELKLLAFGTRRRRGGITAAMAVEVTKSNEATIILTSGASGRISALFSLQLLRSLFLLINAFVLLLLFPFRGRRRMAVSSGSQEKGVGGIGKEEKAVERKGTVVRVPSKMVPRKSAVEQEVAARRSLAIRRVLQEDDKETLREFSLFVTSRGDTMFTQSWTPVSFKVRGLVFLLHGLNEHSGRYNDFAKKLNANGFKVYGMDWIGHGGSDGLHAYVPSLDDAVSDMKQFLSKILAENPGLPCFCFGHSTGAAIILKAALDPKVESRIDGVVLTSPAVGIQPAHPIFTVLAPIVAFLFPRYQFSAANKRGAAVSRDPAALLAKYSDPLVFTGSIRVRTGYQILQIIDYLQQNLCKLTVPFLVLHGSDDAVTDPEGSKKLYEEASSTDKSIKLYKGLLHDLLFEPEREEIMKEIIDWLNQRLLNC